One segment of Danio aesculapii chromosome 3, fDanAes4.1, whole genome shotgun sequence DNA contains the following:
- the gga3b gene encoding ADP-ribosylation factor-binding protein GGA3 isoform X1 yields MRIMAFPEGESLESWLNKATHPTNRQEDWEYIIGFCDQINKELEGPQIAVRLLVHKFCAQEWEALQALTVLEACMKNCGRRFHKEIARYRFLNELIKVVSPMYMGNNISEKVKNKIIEMLYSWTVAFPNEAKIAEAYQTLKRQGLVKSDPELTVDKTLIPSPPARPKNPVFDNEDMGKLLAELLRSKNPEDLQEANRLIKNMVKECILWRKPEHLEKTHADTGRTCKLHTGLAEGRTSDLLADDARVHKLTKRINTLEEVNNNVKLLTEMLSQYDRERSSDADRELIKELYERCDKLRRTAFKLATEAEDNDSSLGDILKANDDLSRVISCYKRIVEGQADDGEAEELRPAADEACETGTGTLIDLAGLDEPSSPPSPPPPAPAPQISLANQKASSIPVLPPPPRRLAGAHGSQTSSPNHKAAEHQSSLSLLDDELLSLGLNDSPSVPNRPKLDDLSAQWTSLQAPDPGLDLFGSISAPSAVFPSTHTPAPPSHTLTHAQGLQELSVLDFGGEKSVCGASGIAGGAFGQSAAVMCSAAPLSSSNPFVSAPLSGSPAVSRAQAVTGGSAPGSPFFQPFSSPSHSLQSSPARSSEPSLTNLHVPLEAIRPSKVLPVTMYDKDGVRVLLHFAMDCPPGRSDVLVMVVSLLNTAPLPVRNVVLQAAVPKSMRVKLQPPSGTEISPFNPILPPASITQVMLLANPLKERVRLRYKLAYLLGERQYSEVGELDQFPPADRWGSL; encoded by the exons ATGAGGATCATGGCGTTTCCGGAGGGAGAATCACTCGAGTCCTGGCTCA ACAAAGCCACACACCCAACCAACAGGCAGGAGGACTGGGAATATATAATCGGGTTCTGTGACCAGATCAATAAGGAGCTGGAAGG TCCTCAGATAGCTGTGAGACTCCTGGTTCACAAGTTCTGCGCTCAAGAATGGGAAGCCCTTCAGGCTTTGACG GTTCTGGAGGCCTGTATGAAGAACTGCGGCCGAAGATTTCACAAAGAAATTGCCAGATATAGATTTTTAAATGAGCTGATCAAAGTGGTTTCACCTATG TACATGGGGAACAACATTTCAGAAAAAGTGAAAAATAAGATAATAGAGATGTTGTACAGCTGGACGGTGGCGTTCCCCAATGAGGCCAAGATAGCAGAGGCATACCAGACGCTCAAGAGACAGG gACTGGTGAAATCAGACCCAGAGCTGACAGTGGACAAAACCCTGATCCCGTCTCCTCCGGCACGACCCAAAAACCCAGTGTTTGACAATGAGGACATGGGGAAG TTGCTGGCTGAACTTCTGAGGAGCAAAAACCCTGAGGATCTTCAGGAGGCCAACAGGCTCATCAAAAACATGGTGAAAGAG TGCatactgtggaggaaaccagagcacctggagaaaacccatgccgacacggggagaacatgcaaactccacactggcctagccgagggtcgaaccagcgaccttcttgct GATGACGCCCGCGTGCACAAACTGACCAAGCGTATCAACACGCTGGAGGAAGTGAACAACAACGTCAAGCTCCTGACTGAAATGCTGAGTCAATACGACAGAGAGCGATCGTCAGACGCCGACCGCGAGCTCATCAAG gAGCTGTACGAGCGCTGTGATAAACTCAGACGCACCGCCTTCAAACTGGCCACTGAAGCTGAGGACAACGACTCCagcctgg GAGACATTCTTAAGGCAAACGATGATCTGTCCAGAGTGATCAGCTGCTATAAGCGAATCGTTGAAGGACAGGCGGACGACGGTGAGGCTGAAGAGCTCAGACCGGCTGCTGATGAAG CATGTGAGACCGGCACAGGCACACTCATTGATCTGGCTGGACTGGATGAACCTTCCTCTCCTCCTTCACCTCCTCCTCCAGCTCCAGCTCCTCAGATCTCCTTAGCCAATCAGAAGGCCTCCTCCATCCCTGTATTGCCGCCTCCTCCTCGACGATTGGCCGGTGCTCATGGCAGTCAGACGAGCAGCCCCAATCACAAAGCAGCAGAGCATCAGAGCTCTCTCTCCCTGCTGGACGACGAGCTCCTGTCTCTCG GACTGAACGATTCTCCCTCTGTGCCAAACAGACCAAAGCTGGATGATTTATCCGCTCAGTGGACGTCTCTACAG GCTCCTGATCCGGGCCTGGACCTGTTCGGGAGCATCTCAGCCCCGAGCGCCGTCTTTCCATCAACACACACTCCTGCGCCgccctcacacacactcacacacgctcAGGGCCTGCAGGAGCTCTCCGTGCTGGACTTTGGAGGTGAAAAGAG tgtttgTGGAGCGAGTGGCATCGCTGGAGGAGCGTTTGGTCAGTCTGCAGCAGTGATGTGCTCGGCAGCTCCTTTGTCCTCCTCTAACCCGTTTGTGAGTGCACCACTGTCCGGATCTCCGGCTGTCTCCCGGGCTCAGGCTGTGACGGGCGGATCAGCTCCAGGGAGCCCTTTCTTTCAGCCCTTCTCGTCTCCCTCTCACTCTCTGCAGAGCAGCCCGGCCCGCAGCTCTGAGCCCAGCCTAACCAACCTGCACGTCCCGCTGGAGGCCATCAGACCCA GTAAAGTCTTACCTGTGACGATGTATGATAAGGATGGAGTTCGTGTTCTCCTGCACTTTGCGATGGACTGTCCGCCGGGTCGATCAGATGTCCTGGTCATGGTGGTGTCGCTGCTCAACACGGCACCGCTGCCTGTGAGGAATGTAGTTCTGCAAGCAGCCGTGCCCAAG TCAATGCGAGTGAAGCTTCAGCCTCCGTCTGGCACAGAGATCTCTCCCTTTAACCCCATCCTGCCCCCCGCATCCATCACTCAGGTCATGTTGCTCGCTAACCCGCTGAAG gagcgTGTGCGTCTGCGCTATAAGCTGGCGTATCTTCTGGGAGAGCGTCAGTATTCAGAGGTTGGAGAGCTGGATCAGTTTCCTCCAGCAGACAGATGGGGCTCGCTGTAG
- the gga3b gene encoding ADP-ribosylation factor-binding protein GGA3 isoform X2 — MRIMAFPEGESLESWLNKATHPTNRQEDWEYIIGFCDQINKELEGPQIAVRLLVHKFCAQEWEALQALTVLEACMKNCGRRFHKEIARYRFLNELIKVVSPMYMGNNISEKVKNKIIEMLYSWTVAFPNEAKIAEAYQTLKRQGLVKSDPELTVDKTLIPSPPARPKNPVFDNEDMGKLLAELLRSKNPEDLQEANRLIKNMVKEDDARVHKLTKRINTLEEVNNNVKLLTEMLSQYDRERSSDADRELIKELYERCDKLRRTAFKLATEAEDNDSSLGDILKANDDLSRVISCYKRIVEGQADDGEAEELRPAADEACETGTGTLIDLAGLDEPSSPPSPPPPAPAPQISLANQKASSIPVLPPPPRRLAGAHGSQTSSPNHKAAEHQSSLSLLDDELLSLGLNDSPSVPNRPKLDDLSAQWTSLQAPDPGLDLFGSISAPSAVFPSTHTPAPPSHTLTHAQGLQELSVLDFGGEKSVCGASGIAGGAFGQSAAVMCSAAPLSSSNPFVSAPLSGSPAVSRAQAVTGGSAPGSPFFQPFSSPSHSLQSSPARSSEPSLTNLHVPLEAIRPSKVLPVTMYDKDGVRVLLHFAMDCPPGRSDVLVMVVSLLNTAPLPVRNVVLQAAVPKSMRVKLQPPSGTEISPFNPILPPASITQVMLLANPLKERVRLRYKLAYLLGERQYSEVGELDQFPPADRWGSL, encoded by the exons ATGAGGATCATGGCGTTTCCGGAGGGAGAATCACTCGAGTCCTGGCTCA ACAAAGCCACACACCCAACCAACAGGCAGGAGGACTGGGAATATATAATCGGGTTCTGTGACCAGATCAATAAGGAGCTGGAAGG TCCTCAGATAGCTGTGAGACTCCTGGTTCACAAGTTCTGCGCTCAAGAATGGGAAGCCCTTCAGGCTTTGACG GTTCTGGAGGCCTGTATGAAGAACTGCGGCCGAAGATTTCACAAAGAAATTGCCAGATATAGATTTTTAAATGAGCTGATCAAAGTGGTTTCACCTATG TACATGGGGAACAACATTTCAGAAAAAGTGAAAAATAAGATAATAGAGATGTTGTACAGCTGGACGGTGGCGTTCCCCAATGAGGCCAAGATAGCAGAGGCATACCAGACGCTCAAGAGACAGG gACTGGTGAAATCAGACCCAGAGCTGACAGTGGACAAAACCCTGATCCCGTCTCCTCCGGCACGACCCAAAAACCCAGTGTTTGACAATGAGGACATGGGGAAG TTGCTGGCTGAACTTCTGAGGAGCAAAAACCCTGAGGATCTTCAGGAGGCCAACAGGCTCATCAAAAACATGGTGAAAGAG GATGACGCCCGCGTGCACAAACTGACCAAGCGTATCAACACGCTGGAGGAAGTGAACAACAACGTCAAGCTCCTGACTGAAATGCTGAGTCAATACGACAGAGAGCGATCGTCAGACGCCGACCGCGAGCTCATCAAG gAGCTGTACGAGCGCTGTGATAAACTCAGACGCACCGCCTTCAAACTGGCCACTGAAGCTGAGGACAACGACTCCagcctgg GAGACATTCTTAAGGCAAACGATGATCTGTCCAGAGTGATCAGCTGCTATAAGCGAATCGTTGAAGGACAGGCGGACGACGGTGAGGCTGAAGAGCTCAGACCGGCTGCTGATGAAG CATGTGAGACCGGCACAGGCACACTCATTGATCTGGCTGGACTGGATGAACCTTCCTCTCCTCCTTCACCTCCTCCTCCAGCTCCAGCTCCTCAGATCTCCTTAGCCAATCAGAAGGCCTCCTCCATCCCTGTATTGCCGCCTCCTCCTCGACGATTGGCCGGTGCTCATGGCAGTCAGACGAGCAGCCCCAATCACAAAGCAGCAGAGCATCAGAGCTCTCTCTCCCTGCTGGACGACGAGCTCCTGTCTCTCG GACTGAACGATTCTCCCTCTGTGCCAAACAGACCAAAGCTGGATGATTTATCCGCTCAGTGGACGTCTCTACAG GCTCCTGATCCGGGCCTGGACCTGTTCGGGAGCATCTCAGCCCCGAGCGCCGTCTTTCCATCAACACACACTCCTGCGCCgccctcacacacactcacacacgctcAGGGCCTGCAGGAGCTCTCCGTGCTGGACTTTGGAGGTGAAAAGAG tgtttgTGGAGCGAGTGGCATCGCTGGAGGAGCGTTTGGTCAGTCTGCAGCAGTGATGTGCTCGGCAGCTCCTTTGTCCTCCTCTAACCCGTTTGTGAGTGCACCACTGTCCGGATCTCCGGCTGTCTCCCGGGCTCAGGCTGTGACGGGCGGATCAGCTCCAGGGAGCCCTTTCTTTCAGCCCTTCTCGTCTCCCTCTCACTCTCTGCAGAGCAGCCCGGCCCGCAGCTCTGAGCCCAGCCTAACCAACCTGCACGTCCCGCTGGAGGCCATCAGACCCA GTAAAGTCTTACCTGTGACGATGTATGATAAGGATGGAGTTCGTGTTCTCCTGCACTTTGCGATGGACTGTCCGCCGGGTCGATCAGATGTCCTGGTCATGGTGGTGTCGCTGCTCAACACGGCACCGCTGCCTGTGAGGAATGTAGTTCTGCAAGCAGCCGTGCCCAAG TCAATGCGAGTGAAGCTTCAGCCTCCGTCTGGCACAGAGATCTCTCCCTTTAACCCCATCCTGCCCCCCGCATCCATCACTCAGGTCATGTTGCTCGCTAACCCGCTGAAG gagcgTGTGCGTCTGCGCTATAAGCTGGCGTATCTTCTGGGAGAGCGTCAGTATTCAGAGGTTGGAGAGCTGGATCAGTTTCCTCCAGCAGACAGATGGGGCTCGCTGTAG